Genomic window (Nymphaea colorata isolate Beijing-Zhang1983 chromosome 1, ASM883128v2, whole genome shotgun sequence):
ATCCAGTTTTCTCAAATACGCCATTCGATTTTGAAGATTATTTGATCACTCTCGCCGGAGCAAATCTTACGAGTGTccctatcatcaatgcatttgaAGTCTACAAGGTGTACGAACCCGCTGGTGGGGCAACTTATGGCCAAGACGGTGAGTATCTTACTGATTTGGTTAACCCCCCGTTTAATCACTGAAATCAATCTTACGAGTATCTTACTGATTTGGTAACAGGAACACTGCATTGGCTTTGGAATGCAGTGTTCTATGAATGTCTTCCAAGAACTGGACCACATTTATTTCGTGTAAGACAATTATGTTTAAGAGCGAAGCTAAAATACAGTGAGTCTCTATGCAGAACTAATTGTGCATAGACCTAGAAAGAATCCACAAACACATGACAAGTAAGAGGGTAAAAGTATTTCGTCTTAACAAGCTCACCTTCTAACTGAGTTAGGAATTTTAAACGATTGCAGTTGAAGCGATCACTGGAATAAGAGATTActacaaaatcaagaaaaactgGGCCTCTGATCCTTGTCTTCCCGAGCTGTATCCATGGGAAGGCGTCAACTGCAGCTATGGGAATCCGAAGTCGCCAACAATCACTGGCTTGTAAGTTCGATGCCTCAAGTTAAAACTCTCATAAACTAATAACCTATTCATGGTTCTAATTGCTCAAAATTACTATGCAGGGATCTTTCCAACAGTGAACTACAGGGCTCAATATCCACTGAGTTTGAAAAGTTAATATCTATTCAATCACTGTAAGTGTGCCTGTGCATCGTAAAAAATCCATCCTATGGTCGATCAGGTTTACTGACTGCACAGGCCTTTCTGGTTTCTGCACACAGGAACTTGTCAGGGAATCACTTGAATGGTTCAATACCAGAATTCCTTGGAACAATGAAAAGTCTGCGGACGCTGTGAGTATGCTTATTGTGGCATTGTGggctttcattttcttgtttttccttcagTTGTTTGAAGAAAATTGATCGGGGGTCGGTAATTTTAGAGACCTATCCGATAATGATTTATGTGGACCAATCCCAAGTGCCCTCAAAGCAAGAATGGAAGACGGATCACTTTCAGTAAGGTCTGGTTTAAGAATATTGACTTTAGATCTTTAGTTTTCTAACATTTAATCcagattgattaaaaaaaacccCATGTACAGGCTGAAAAACATTCGCCTGGATTGTCATGGCCCTGACCCTGACCCTGTCCCCAAGTTGGTGATCGCCATTTGTGTTCCTGTAGCCGTCGTCCTCATAATTATAGCGATCATCTGTATTGTCCTTTTCAAGAGAAGGCATCGACACACTAATATACCGGCGCCACGTCCAACACCAGTAGGTATGATGTCCATATGCACAACTACGTAGAATGCACTCAATTCCTTTTTGTCGTCGTTGAACGATCTCTATTTGAGAACAGTTCCGGTTGTGCCACCTTCGCCAATACCAGTACCAGAAGTTCCGAATGCGCCTCCTCCAGCACCAGTACCAACAGTTCCAGTTGCGCCACCTCCTCCAGTTCCAGGACACGAGAACAGGTTCAGCTACAGTGACATTGTGCAGATCACCAATAACTTTCGAACTGAGATAGGTAAAGGAGGGTCTGGAACTGTTTATCTTGGACAACTGAGCCATGGCCGTCAAGTGGCAGTCAAGAAAGTTACAAGAACAGAGGCGTTAAGAAGCAGGGAATTTTCTGCAGAGGTTTGTGTCCTGTAAAATACtagtttaaaagaaaaggaaagttagAAAACAGAAAAGCGAATTCGTCATCGTTACTGCGTCTGTTCATGCTTTTTCATCCTTGCAGATTGCTGCATTGACACAAGTTCATCATAGAAGTTTGGTGTCCTTCGGTGGATTCTGTGAGGAAGGGGACAATATGATGCTCGTATATGAATATATGGCTGGAGGAAACCTGAGGGAGCTATTGTCAGGTATGAGCGTTCATCATGCAGTTCTTAGGCATTTGCTATTTTGATGCTCTTTTCTCTTCAATGGTAGGCAACACTAAATTTCTCCATGTGGGGCATCATGAatgtaaagtaaagaaaaaccTAGCCTTTCATTACAATTTTGAGGTGCCCAGTGAAATTCCTGACTGTTGCAAATGtgccaaaatgaaaactttGTATGTGTGATGTGTGTAACACTCAAATTTTGGGGATCGCTTAAAAATTTATCTGTGAAAAAGTTTGCTGGCGATATATACCTGTTCTCCTTACCACCTTTTGTTACACTTTTAGCTTTTTAGGAGTGGACTCGAATAGGATCCAACAGAATGAGCCATTCTGGGCTGGGTCATTACcctgtgtgtgtgagtgtgtgttaTGCTCATTGTAGCAATACACAAGGAGCCTCtgcatttttttccattaataCATAAACTGCAAGTCCAGCTTGCTCATCGTTGTCCTTCGCTACTAGTGAGCAATGGGTCTCAGCCGCATGAGTCCAAAGACTCCTTCTTCTGAAGCTAGATCAACTGCTCTTATGTGCATTCGAGGTTATTGCATTGGCACTGTTCAGATTGGAGAAGAAGTAGCCTAATTGCTCTAAATTGCATAATAATCAAATTTATCCTTTTTACTGCAGATAAGACGGATAACAAATCTATGTTCTTAACTTGGGATAAGCGACTCCAAATGGCAATAAGTGTTGCTACAGGTGTGCATCCGAAACACTGCTctagttttttgaatttatcaACTGTCAATTCAACATTTATTTTGCAGGTCTTGATTATTTGCATGCTGGTTGCAATCCGCCAATAATTCACAGGGATGTGAAAACAAGCAATATTCTTTTGGATGGAAACATGGAAGCAAGGCTGGCAGATTTTGGATTGTCTAGAGCCatttatgctgaaaatgaacCTGTATCCACTCTTGTTATGGGTACAACAGGATACATAGACCCAGAGTACGTGAAAGTGTAAAACAAAAGATATTCATCTTATAACCTCCTGGTTTcagatttcatttctttattttcttcctttggtGTCTTCCTTCAGTGGGCAAGCTGAACATAAACCCCTGTTACTGAAGAATACGGAAAGACACTAAAACTGACAGCAATAGAAATGGCTGCCAATCAGGTTGCTTATCTTTCCGCAGCCTTCATGTGGATAGACAAATATCCTGGCCGTAGGAATGCCATTGCCCAACCTACATAAATTAACAGAACTGCGATAGGATCTGTACAGAACTTTGAAAAGCATCAATTGTTCCCAAGCTACCTCCACCTTCCAAGACATTTTCACATCATTAAACGAAGGAAACAGTAACTCTTccccctttctttcttatgacaaGACTTACATTAAAGCTATGAGTAATGGCcattcaacaacaaaatttgcTTCCTAAGACTAGTTATTGAACACTGAAATTTGCCTCTTAATTCAGGACGGCTCAAacccttcttcatcttccttttgcttGAGCACATGTGAAGCATttcacatgtgtgtgtgtgctttcatatacatacattATACAGATGGCATGCATGTCTGATATTTACGTATGTGCGTTCAGGCCTCTCATCATTGACTACAGAACAGTAGAACTCATTCAATTTTTACCCGTGCATTTTCTTGTTCCTCTCATAGATAAAAAGGTGCATGTCAATGATCTAGCGTTTACTGTTTGCAGGTATTACCGCACGGGAAAACTAACAACAAAGAGTGATGTTTTCAGCTTCGGTGTAGTTCTTTTTGAGCTCATAACTGGTCGTCCTGCTTTCTTCTCTGAAAATGGAATACCAACTAGCGTTGTCCAATGGGCAAAAACAACTATACAATATGGAGATTTTCATAGGATCATCGATCCTAGACTTAGAGGACAGTATGACGCCGACTCCATATGGAGTGTTATAGAACTTGCTATTGCAAGTTTGCAGGAGTCAGGCGATAGGAGGCCTACAATGCATAAGATTGTTACTAAACTGGCAGCAgttaaaaataaagagaaacgTCTACTTGGAATTGGAACTCCTACTGCTGGAGAGGGATCGACGCCATCTGAATTTTTAATGGACTCTACCACATATGTGGAAATAGAAACTGCGCCTAAGCCACGGTAGTAGAAAATGGCATGTGGTCACTAAGCCTACAATCAGATTAGTTTCTGCTGAAAAAGCATGGTACTTCTAGAACAGACTTCACTCTGCTGTGTATGGTAAAAAGCTCTGTTACAGGCTCGGTTTTACCATTTGattccttcttttgcttttgcatgTTATGTTTATCTACAGCAGTGCAGGTGAAATAAGAGGATTGTGTAAGGATGTGCATGGAGAACTAGAGGAGAGTCTCTGTTTTCTTCAGTTTATACTTCGATACAGGGTTGGAGTTGGAGCATATATGAAACATAGACTATTAAAATGATACTTGTGAAAGGATTTCGTTTCTGATGGTGTTGAGCATGGATGGGTTTGTACGCGTTCTTCTGTATACTTAATAAGCTCTTGGAAATACTTCTTTTTGCCGTATTGAATGTACTGGTCTTTTGTTTCTGTGGGGTGTTTTCCTCATTGTATGTTTACTGTTGGCCATTTAACGGTGAGAGAGTTGGTTAGGATGGGTCAATAATAAACTTAGTAATGCATGTTTAGTGTTGTTTCATGCCACAGTCAACGCGAAATACATTTCAGTGTGCTTTAGAATTGATATACATCTTtaaattatgaaataaataatgGCTACTTACATGCATTGTCAATATTTTAATGcacaaagagaaaagggaaatcAAATTTATACTTACGCGTTATAGGTCTTAGATTAAGCTGAAATTTTACATGGTGGGAATTCTGTTTTAGTGAAGGAATTAAtattaatgatttttctcttttggaaaTTGGAGTCTTAGCGACTTTGCTACAAGGAAAGATGAAGTACAATTTCATGATAGCGGCAACAGGCATGTCTCTCCCGCATGCCTGACAATCAGCGACTAGTTTCTAAAGGATGCCCTTTCGCTGTGAAGGCTTCCACGCAGATTTGTCACTGATTTCGCTGAATCTCGAGGTGGTGTTTGAAGAGATCATACTTAATACGCAAAAATGAAGTCCAGTCAGAAGGTGCATGGGAAAGTGTATGCCACCATTTCACCAAGAGCTCAGCATTATGCATTTTAAGGGATGTGATGCCAAGAACACCCTGTGCTAAGGGCTGAATCACGTCGGATCAGACTTCGCTTTGGCTTCCCCATAGTCCGTTATGAGCAAAGCCCTCTTTGAAAAGCGAGTGCTTTGTGCCGAACAAGATGTTGTTTATGGTCTTGCCAAAGGAAGTTTCCCATGAAGGCTTGTATCTGCTTGGCAATctcatgtgagagagagagagagccgataaaatggaaatatatagcaaaatttgagaataagGAGTCTCCTAAGTACATAAGCAAACCGCAGAAACGAAATataagaagggagagagaaagagagagagagagccgataaaatgagaaaatataacaaaatttgaggaca
Coding sequences:
- the LOC116245785 gene encoding probable LRR receptor-like serine/threonine-protein kinase At1g05700, producing the protein MAFHLPSIYLERRCVRPFSERFITYNCDIKIEAAEGLILRISVVFMDTAKSITAKKLIRLIGIRSRYISLNCGLPEGSTSLDEIGYTYTSDQAYIASGEIKEVATQFASSPVMYHTLRSFPNYRRNCYTLTPVTQGKKYLIRASFMYGNYDGQNLLPTFDLYLGAEPWDTVKLDNASHILWTEIIAAAQSSNISVCLVKTAGVNPFISGLELRPADDIYNNTQWPSWLKTYMRINAGSNGPSRFKDDTADRTWTSDYGGYGLPVNTTTRIESTGLFRVPSMVLQTAEYSKSGINIRWKQAAKGEEYLFVLYFAGIVLNRQDNLTLTINEQQPPFPFDVPYMDSNPVFSNTPFDFEDYLITLAGANLTSVPIINAFEVYKVYEPAGGATYGQDVEAITGIRDYYKIKKNWASDPCLPELYPWEGVNCSYGNPKSPTITGLDLSNSELQGSISTEFEKLISIQSLNLSGNHLNGSIPEFLGTMKSLRTLLIKKNPMYRLKNIRLDCHGPDPDPVPKLVIAICVPVAVVLIIIAIICIVLFKRRHRHTNIPAPRPTPVVPVVPPSPIPVPEVPNAPPPAPVPTVPVAPPPPVPGHENRFSYSDIVQITNNFRTEIGKGGSGTVYLGQLSHGRQVAVKKVTRTEALRSREFSAEIAALTQVHHRSLVSFGGFCEEGDNMMLVYEYMAGGNLRELLSDKTDNKSMFLTWDKRLQMAISVATGLDYLHAGCNPPIIHRDVKTSNILLDGNMEARLADFGLSRAIYAENEPVSTLVMGTTGYIDPEYYRTGKLTTKSDVFSFGVVLFELITGRPAFFSENGIPTSVVQWAKTTIQYGDFHRIIDPRLRGQYDADSIWSVIELAIASLQESGDRRPTMHKIVTKLAAVKNKEKRLLGIGTPTAGEGSTPSEFLMDSTTYVEIETAPKPR